One part of the Paenibacillus silvisoli genome encodes these proteins:
- a CDS encoding S8 family serine peptidase, translating into MMNKRMQHFINRIEPGRLRVLASGKPAERLASCARGEGSAEAPHGGSGLRPPRRMRIARLALHAALAALLLGSAPAGAAAPAGAASAAQPPAAAAGGPPYGAAAGGLDEPAPHGGWLIKWRDPALAKPLPGTRLLRRLAMPAAAAVDVVRPEDPGADTSAWLLRLQRMPEIAYVEPISTVSLLAATSTPNDPELPKQHHLDQIGAKAAWSKVHDQKALTIALIDTGVDLDHPDLKDNLVAGTNLVTPGKPPEDDNGHGTAVAGVLAGEGNNKAGIAGVLWHAKLMPIKALDEEGFGDEERLGKAIVYAVDHGAKIIVLSVGLYRYSPYLRDIVQYAESKGALLVAASGNDGLALGSKAEVKYPAAYATVLAVAGADPEGKPEPRSNAGPEIDLAAPWHVYTTALGGGYKHEEGTSMAAPQAAAAAALVWAVHPGYKPYQVRALLRQSAADIGKPGVDDASGYGLLRVDRAVTGQLKADSYEPNNSRQDARKFPLGKRIAAELGSGSDRDWYTVEAPYDGVISIQLQSLVAPGGTTPILQMTHVAGGVVQGTKDTKLGNQTVDWHVKKGRNEFELRYFDQTTKQRLPYLLTSSFEIEPDAYEINDKPYQAFTLKPQSQKLTGNFHQTGDRDWFAVHFETGGTLKLTLSTDSARIDPALAYQRQGEALHEIDENGEGESEVSEQIQVTPGLYYIRVHNGMSAQAGPSAAAYTLNLQLISKYTDPNEPNDKSYEATGVAPGSEYWGVIGANDADWYQLRLDGESMLSVQVSGIPSGIRMKAEVFDKRQQPLFTLQSARNQTRMASEQHVQAGLYYVKVTASSSFDRQYYGLRIGAEPIIAGFRDIEGHWAEDVIASLSKSGIVKGSGSYRFNPDKSITRAEAVAMLVRTLKPVPIKGAPFTDVPANHWAFGAINEASGTGWIGGYPGGAFNPGKPITREEMAAMLLRALRLNSSRPEAAPFDDVEPARWSAAAIQAMKRHGLLGGYPDGSFGPEQTASRAEFAALLLRAKEM; encoded by the coding sequence ATGATGAATAAGCGAATGCAGCATTTTATCAATCGAATAGAACCGGGCAGATTGCGCGTTCTGGCATCGGGGAAGCCCGCGGAGCGATTGGCTTCGTGCGCTCGCGGCGAGGGTTCTGCGGAGGCGCCGCACGGCGGTAGCGGCTTGCGCCCGCCGCGGCGCATGCGCATCGCGCGCCTGGCGCTGCACGCGGCGCTCGCGGCGCTGCTGCTGGGGAGCGCCCCCGCGGGAGCGGCCGCTCCCGCAGGGGCCGCTTCCGCGGCCCAGCCGCCTGCGGCGGCAGCCGGCGGCCCGCCCTACGGGGCTGCCGCGGGCGGCCTCGATGAGCCCGCGCCCCACGGCGGCTGGCTCATCAAATGGCGCGACCCGGCGCTGGCGAAGCCGCTGCCGGGCACGCGCCTGCTCCGCCGCCTCGCGATGCCGGCGGCTGCGGCGGTGGACGTCGTCCGCCCCGAAGACCCTGGGGCGGACACGTCCGCGTGGCTCCTCCGGCTGCAGCGGATGCCGGAGATCGCCTACGTCGAGCCGATCAGCACCGTCAGTCTGCTGGCGGCAACGAGCACACCGAATGATCCGGAGCTGCCGAAGCAGCATCACCTGGATCAGATCGGGGCCAAAGCGGCCTGGTCGAAGGTGCATGACCAGAAGGCTCTAACGATCGCGCTCATCGACACCGGCGTCGATCTGGACCATCCCGATTTGAAAGACAATCTCGTCGCGGGCACCAACCTCGTGACGCCGGGCAAGCCGCCGGAGGACGACAACGGACACGGGACGGCCGTGGCCGGGGTGCTGGCCGGCGAAGGGAATAACAAAGCCGGCATAGCGGGCGTGCTGTGGCATGCCAAGCTGATGCCGATTAAAGCGCTTGACGAAGAAGGCTTCGGCGACGAGGAGCGGCTCGGGAAAGCGATCGTATATGCCGTAGACCATGGCGCCAAGATCATCGTGCTTTCCGTCGGGCTCTACCGGTACTCGCCGTACTTGCGCGACATCGTGCAGTACGCGGAGTCCAAAGGCGCGCTGCTCGTTGCCGCAAGCGGGAACGACGGGCTGGCGCTCGGCTCCAAAGCCGAAGTGAAATATCCGGCGGCCTACGCGACGGTGCTTGCCGTGGCGGGAGCCGACCCGGAAGGGAAACCGGAGCCGCGCTCCAATGCCGGGCCGGAGATCGATCTTGCGGCGCCATGGCATGTCTATACGACGGCGCTGGGCGGCGGCTATAAGCATGAAGAAGGCACCTCGATGGCCGCGCCGCAGGCGGCAGCCGCGGCTGCGCTGGTATGGGCGGTTCATCCGGGGTATAAGCCGTATCAAGTGCGCGCGCTGCTGCGCCAGTCGGCAGCGGATATCGGAAAGCCGGGGGTGGATGATGCAAGCGGTTACGGGCTGCTGCGGGTTGACCGTGCGGTAACGGGTCAGCTTAAAGCGGACAGCTACGAGCCAAATAACAGCAGGCAGGATGCGCGGAAATTTCCGCTCGGCAAACGAATCGCAGCGGAGCTGGGCAGCGGCTCCGACCGCGATTGGTACACCGTAGAGGCGCCCTATGACGGCGTTATCTCCATCCAGCTGCAAAGCTTGGTGGCGCCGGGCGGAACGACGCCGATTCTGCAAATGACGCATGTCGCCGGAGGCGTTGTCCAAGGGACGAAAGATACGAAACTTGGCAACCAAACGGTCGACTGGCACGTTAAGAAAGGGAGGAACGAATTCGAGCTGCGCTACTTCGATCAAACGACGAAGCAGCGTCTCCCTTATTTGTTGACCTCCTCCTTCGAAATCGAGCCGGATGCGTACGAGATCAACGATAAACCGTACCAAGCCTTCACGCTGAAGCCGCAGTCGCAGAAGCTGACGGGCAATTTTCATCAAACGGGCGATCGCGATTGGTTTGCCGTCCATTTTGAAACGGGGGGCACGCTGAAGCTGACGCTCTCCACCGATTCCGCGCGGATCGATCCTGCGCTGGCTTACCAGCGGCAGGGGGAAGCGCTGCACGAAATCGACGAGAACGGCGAAGGGGAAAGCGAAGTTTCGGAACAGATCCAGGTTACGCCTGGACTGTATTACATACGCGTTCACAACGGGATGTCGGCGCAAGCCGGCCCGTCTGCTGCGGCGTATACGCTAAACCTGCAGCTGATTTCGAAATATACGGACCCTAACGAGCCTAACGACAAATCGTATGAAGCGACCGGTGTCGCTCCCGGATCGGAATATTGGGGAGTCATCGGCGCAAACGATGCGGATTGGTACCAGCTGCGGCTGGACGGCGAAAGCATGCTGTCGGTACAGGTTAGCGGCATTCCGAGTGGCATCCGGATGAAGGCGGAGGTGTTCGACAAACGGCAGCAGCCGTTATTCACCCTGCAATCGGCGCGGAACCAAACGCGCATGGCCTCAGAGCAGCATGTGCAAGCGGGTCTGTATTACGTCAAAGTGACGGCCAGCAGCAGCTTTGACCGGCAGTACTACGGGCTTCGCATCGGCGCCGAGCCGATCATCGCAGGGTTCCGCGATATCGAAGGCCATTGGGCCGAGGATGTGATCGCTTCATTGAGCAAGTCCGGCATCGTCAAGGGGAGCGGAAGCTACCGCTTCAATCCGGACAAGAGCATTACAAGAGCCGAGGCCGTTGCGATGCTCGTACGCACGCTCAAGCCCGTGCCGATCAAAGGAGCGCCTTTTACGGACGTTCCCGCGAATCACTGGGCTTTCGGCGCGATCAACGAAGCGTCGGGTACCGGCTGGATCGGCGGCTATCCGGGCGGAGCGTTCAATCCCGGAAAGCCGATTACCCGCGAGGAAATGGCGGCTATGCTGCTGAGGGCGCTCCGGCTGAACAGCAGCCGCCCGGAAGCGGCGCCATTTGACGATGTCGAGCCGGCGCGCTGGTCGGCAGCGGCGATCCAAGCAATGAAAAGGCACGGGCTGCTCGGCGGTTATCCGGACGGCAGCTTCGGGCCGGAGCAAACCGCCAGCCGGGCGGAGTTCGCCGCGCTGCTGCTCCGGGCCAAAGAAATGTAG
- a CDS encoding NADH-quinone oxidoreductase subunit J, which yields MFNFNFSGEFVAFFVFSVMIISGAVLMVSFTRVVHMVVSLAAVFIGVAGMFVLLEAEFLAFVQVLIYAGAVSILMIFGIMMTKHQDSDAEQAKPLHETLTAIGALALFGILFYAIRQSDFPEPEQALTQGTDNTMEIGKLLFTGYVVPFELVSVLLTVAFIGAIVLAKKEAE from the coding sequence ATGTTCAACTTCAACTTCTCGGGTGAATTCGTCGCGTTCTTCGTCTTCTCCGTCATGATTATTAGCGGCGCGGTGCTCATGGTCAGCTTTACGAGAGTCGTCCATATGGTCGTCTCGCTGGCGGCCGTATTCATCGGCGTAGCCGGCATGTTCGTACTGCTGGAAGCGGAGTTCCTCGCCTTCGTGCAGGTGCTGATCTACGCAGGCGCCGTATCGATTCTAATGATCTTCGGCATTATGATGACGAAGCACCAGGACTCGGACGCGGAGCAGGCGAAGCCGCTGCACGAAACGCTGACGGCGATCGGGGCACTGGCGCTGTTCGGCATTTTGTTCTATGCGATCCGCCAATCCGATTTTCCGGAGCCGGAGCAGGCGCTGACGCAAGGAACGGACAACACGATGGAAATCGGCAAGCTGTTGTTTACCGGATATGTCGTGCCTTTCGAGCTCGTATCGGTGCTGCTGACGGTCGCGTTTATCGGCGCGATCGTGCTGGCGAAGAAGGAGGCCGAATAG
- the nuoH gene encoding NADH-quinone oxidoreductase subunit NuoH produces the protein MGAWLEETLTWGNALLFFLWGVILLVIVLGFVTYAIFFERKVIGWMQFRIGPNRVGPWGLLQSVADIAKLLMKEDTIPRKADRALFILAPALAYVPAFGVLAVIPYTQKLYFADINVGLLYYVALSGISTIAIVLGGWASNNKYALLGGMRSAAQMISYEVPLVISVVGVIMLSGTLNLRSIGEQQGDWFWQWNFIPQIIGFIVFVIAAVSELNRTPFDLPEAESELVAGYHVEYSGFRFAFFMLTEYVYVYAIAALTTVLFLGGWHAPFPFLSWVPGIIWFLLKFSFIVFFLFWIRATLPRIRVDQLMGLGWKVLLPVSILNVFLTAVYMELFVK, from the coding sequence ATGGGCGCATGGCTCGAAGAAACGCTGACATGGGGAAACGCGCTGCTGTTCTTCCTATGGGGCGTCATCCTGCTGGTAATCGTGCTTGGCTTCGTCACCTACGCCATCTTCTTTGAACGGAAGGTCATCGGCTGGATGCAGTTCCGGATCGGCCCGAACCGCGTCGGCCCTTGGGGGCTGCTGCAATCGGTGGCCGATATCGCGAAGCTGCTGATGAAAGAGGATACGATTCCGCGCAAAGCGGACAGGGCGCTGTTCATTCTGGCTCCCGCGCTCGCGTATGTGCCGGCGTTCGGCGTACTGGCGGTCATTCCGTATACGCAAAAGCTTTATTTTGCCGACATTAACGTGGGCTTGCTCTACTACGTAGCGCTTTCGGGCATCTCGACAATCGCGATCGTGCTCGGGGGCTGGGCGTCCAACAACAAATACGCGCTGCTCGGGGGCATGCGTTCCGCCGCGCAGATGATCAGCTACGAGGTGCCGCTTGTCATCTCCGTCGTCGGCGTCATCATGCTGTCCGGCACGCTGAATCTTCGTTCCATCGGGGAGCAGCAAGGCGACTGGTTCTGGCAGTGGAATTTCATTCCGCAAATTATCGGGTTTATCGTCTTCGTCATTGCGGCCGTTTCGGAGCTGAACCGGACGCCGTTTGACTTGCCGGAGGCGGAATCGGAGCTGGTAGCCGGTTACCACGTCGAATACAGCGGCTTCCGCTTCGCGTTTTTCATGCTAACGGAGTATGTCTACGTGTACGCCATCGCGGCGCTCACGACCGTACTGTTTCTGGGTGGCTGGCATGCGCCGTTTCCGTTTCTGTCTTGGGTGCCGGGCATCATTTGGTTCCTGCTCAAGTTCTCGTTCATCGTCTTCTTCCTGTTCTGGATCCGCGCGACATTGCCGCGTATCCGCGTCGATCAACTGATGGGACTAGGCTGGAAGGTGCTTCTGCCGGTCTCGATCTTGAATGTGTTTCTGACGGCGGTCTACATGGAGCTGTTCGTGAAGTAA
- the nuoK gene encoding NADH-quinone oxidoreductase subunit NuoK translates to MLSSYLTMAAILFCIGLYGALVKRNAVIILLSIELMLNAVNLNLVAFSKYGVVPSLTGQMFTLFSIAVAAAEAAVGIAVLIALFRARGTVNADEYDEMRR, encoded by the coding sequence ATGCTATCCTCATATTTAACGATGGCGGCCATTTTGTTCTGTATCGGACTTTACGGCGCGCTGGTCAAACGAAATGCCGTTATTATTTTGCTATCGATCGAGCTGATGCTCAATGCGGTCAACCTCAATCTGGTTGCGTTCTCCAAATACGGGGTCGTGCCTTCGCTGACGGGGCAAATGTTCACGCTGTTCAGCATTGCGGTCGCGGCCGCCGAAGCGGCTGTCGGCATCGCCGTCCTGATCGCGCTGTTCCGCGCACGCGGGACCGTCAATGCGGATGAGTACGACGAGATGAGGAGGTAA
- the nuoL gene encoding NADH-quinone oxidoreductase subunit L — protein sequence MDTTFSQSAWLIPLFPFAAFLLLLAFGRGQRMLGVTLGALSSFAGLVLSILVLIEHMTDGSAYYQYAFKWLHFGSVTMNAGFEVTNLTAIMLVVVTSVSFLVNVYSAGYMKNDERISVFYSYVALFSFSMLGLVLADNMLTLYIFWELVGVCSFLLVGFWYSKPEAKAAAKKAFIVTRIGDAGLLLGILLLYWYMPDHALDFVGISNAFDGNTGVIAAGVTTWIAVLIFIGAVGKSGQFPLHVWLPDAMEGPTPISALIHAATMVAAGVYLVARTFDIFQASQTAMDIVAYVGGFTAIFAATIGVAQNDIKRILAYSTVSQLGYMMMALGLNSLTGGIFHLFTHAFFKALLFLGAGSVIHAVHTQNIHEMGGLSSKMRITTWTFGIGALALSGIPPFSGFWSKDMILHTALQEKPVLFVVGVAAAFFTAFYMSRLFFLVFMGKPKGDHAHESPPSMTIPLIVLAVLAIVAGFIQTPWNDTLGTWLTDGAEKSHGGGGLVMVISAAVGLLGLYLGWLVFVKGTISRDAVSSRAPWLVRLLERKYYMDELYDWLIVRPLRGLGYLLNAVDDYVVDGIVRVVGGTAVLFGRGGTRLQTGQIQTYGLVTLLSIVILIVAIVGRRFW from the coding sequence ATGGATACTACGTTTTCGCAATCGGCATGGCTGATTCCGCTTTTTCCGTTCGCAGCCTTCCTGCTGTTGCTTGCCTTCGGGCGCGGGCAGCGGATGCTTGGCGTAACGCTGGGGGCGCTTAGCTCTTTCGCGGGTCTCGTGCTGTCGATACTCGTGCTGATCGAGCATATGACAGACGGCTCCGCCTACTATCAATACGCGTTTAAATGGCTTCATTTCGGCAGCGTGACGATGAATGCGGGCTTCGAGGTGACGAACCTGACGGCGATTATGCTCGTAGTCGTCACGTCCGTCAGCTTCCTGGTCAATGTGTACTCGGCAGGCTACATGAAGAATGACGAGCGGATTTCGGTTTTCTACAGCTACGTAGCGCTCTTCTCGTTCTCGATGCTTGGGCTCGTGCTGGCGGACAACATGCTGACGCTGTATATTTTCTGGGAGCTGGTCGGCGTCTGCTCGTTCCTGCTCGTCGGCTTCTGGTACAGCAAGCCGGAGGCGAAGGCCGCGGCCAAGAAAGCGTTCATCGTCACCCGGATCGGCGATGCGGGGCTGCTGCTCGGCATTCTGCTGCTCTACTGGTACATGCCGGATCACGCGCTCGATTTCGTGGGGATCAGCAATGCGTTCGACGGCAACACGGGCGTCATCGCAGCTGGCGTAACGACCTGGATCGCGGTGCTGATCTTCATCGGCGCCGTCGGCAAATCCGGTCAGTTTCCGCTTCATGTCTGGCTTCCGGACGCGATGGAAGGTCCGACGCCGATCAGTGCTTTGATCCATGCCGCGACAATGGTAGCGGCAGGCGTGTACTTGGTCGCGCGGACGTTCGATATTTTCCAAGCCTCGCAAACCGCGATGGATATCGTCGCTTACGTCGGCGGGTTTACCGCCATCTTCGCCGCCACGATCGGCGTGGCGCAAAACGACATCAAACGAATACTGGCCTACTCGACGGTCAGCCAACTCGGCTATATGATGATGGCGCTCGGCCTGAATTCGTTAACCGGCGGTATTTTTCATTTATTCACGCATGCGTTCTTCAAAGCGCTGCTCTTCCTGGGCGCGGGCAGCGTCATTCACGCGGTACATACGCAAAACATCCACGAGATGGGCGGCTTAAGCTCCAAAATGCGGATCACGACGTGGACCTTCGGCATCGGAGCGCTCGCGCTGTCCGGCATCCCGCCGTTCTCGGGCTTCTGGTCCAAGGATATGATTCTCCACACGGCATTGCAGGAAAAGCCCGTGCTGTTCGTCGTCGGCGTAGCAGCGGCGTTCTTCACGGCATTCTACATGTCGAGACTGTTCTTCCTCGTCTTCATGGGCAAGCCGAAGGGCGACCATGCGCATGAATCGCCGCCTTCGATGACGATTCCGCTCATCGTGCTGGCTGTGCTCGCGATCGTTGCCGGCTTCATCCAGACGCCTTGGAACGATACGCTTGGCACGTGGCTGACGGACGGCGCGGAGAAATCGCATGGCGGCGGCGGTTTGGTCATGGTCATTTCGGCGGCTGTCGGGCTGCTGGGCTTGTACCTGGGCTGGCTCGTTTTCGTGAAAGGGACGATCTCGCGCGATGCGGTTTCCTCCCGGGCACCTTGGCTGGTGCGGCTGCTGGAGCGCAAATATTACATGGATGAACTGTACGACTGGCTGATTGTCCGTCCGCTGCGCGGGCTGGGCTATCTGCTCAATGCGGTCGACGACTATGTGGTGGACGGCATCGTCCGCGTCGTCGGCGGCACGGCGGTACTGTTCGGTCGCGGCGGCACGCGGCTGCAAACCGGACAAATCCAAACCTACGGTTTGGTTACGCTGCTTAGCATCGTCATTCTCATCGTGGCCATAGTCGGAAGGAGGTTCTGGTAA
- a CDS encoding complex I subunit 4 family protein, translating to MLADLPILSLITFSPLLGILVLLFLPKHRSRWIKVTAITATIIPLLLSLWLYADYDGTKGGKSYEEKATWIETSLNKEAVGEVTSYTVNFQYHMGIDGLSMPLLLLTTIVGVMAALASVHVKKRWKSFYLWFLMLEIGMIGVFLARDVFLFFVFFELTLIPMFFLIGIWGFMNREKAANKFLLYNGIGSAIMLLAFVLLVATAGFSVEQLPEKQQIHLSYSGSYETISSNLTNPESYVNMSADQNQGQDNPLYLSERMRWVIFLLLLIAFGIKLPIFPFHTWMLQVHAEAPPSVVMIHSGVLLKMGAYGLLRFGIFMFPGVAQDWAVALAILGVVNILYGAVLALVQNEFKLVLAYSSISHMGIVLLGIASFNEIGLNGALIQLVSHGFISALLFLVVGSLYERTGSTELKDLGGLARSMPFMSGILLTAGMASLGLPGLSGFIGEFLSLLGLFDSMQAITCIAVLGVILTAVYVLRSILGITFGAIPERFVAARDVRLIEAVPMITLLAFIVLIGVYPAVLTEPMKHGFDVLLQQLTEKAGR from the coding sequence ATGCTCGCGGATCTTCCGATTTTATCGTTGATTACGTTCTCGCCGCTGCTCGGCATTCTGGTGCTGCTGTTTCTGCCGAAGCACCGGAGCCGCTGGATCAAAGTAACGGCCATTACGGCTACCATTATTCCGCTGCTGCTGTCGCTCTGGCTGTATGCCGATTATGACGGCACGAAGGGCGGCAAAAGCTATGAAGAGAAAGCGACCTGGATCGAAACGTCGCTGAACAAAGAGGCGGTAGGCGAGGTCACCTCGTACACCGTGAACTTCCAATACCATATGGGCATAGACGGCTTGTCGATGCCGCTGCTGCTGCTGACGACCATTGTCGGCGTCATGGCGGCGCTGGCTTCCGTCCATGTGAAAAAGCGCTGGAAGTCATTTTACCTCTGGTTCCTTATGCTCGAAATCGGCATGATCGGCGTATTTCTCGCCCGGGATGTGTTCCTGTTCTTCGTCTTCTTCGAGCTTACGCTGATCCCGATGTTCTTCCTCATCGGCATCTGGGGCTTCATGAACCGCGAGAAGGCGGCCAACAAGTTCCTGCTCTATAACGGGATCGGCTCCGCGATTATGCTGCTCGCCTTCGTGCTGCTGGTCGCTACGGCGGGCTTCAGCGTCGAGCAGCTGCCGGAGAAGCAGCAGATTCATCTCAGTTATAGCGGAAGCTACGAAACGATCAGCTCGAACTTAACGAATCCGGAATCGTACGTGAACATGTCTGCCGATCAAAACCAAGGGCAAGACAACCCGCTGTACCTCTCCGAACGGATGAGATGGGTCATCTTCCTGTTGCTGCTGATCGCGTTCGGCATTAAGCTGCCGATCTTCCCGTTCCATACGTGGATGCTGCAGGTGCATGCCGAAGCGCCGCCTTCCGTCGTCATGATTCACTCCGGCGTCCTGCTGAAAATGGGAGCGTACGGCCTGCTCCGTTTCGGGATCTTCATGTTCCCGGGCGTTGCGCAGGATTGGGCGGTGGCGCTGGCCATATTGGGCGTCGTTAATATTTTGTACGGGGCCGTATTGGCGCTCGTGCAGAACGAATTCAAGCTCGTGCTGGCGTACTCGTCGATCAGCCATATGGGAATCGTGCTGCTCGGCATTGCATCGTTTAACGAGATCGGTCTGAACGGCGCGCTCATCCAGCTCGTCTCGCACGGCTTCATTTCGGCGCTGCTGTTCCTCGTGGTAGGCAGCCTCTACGAGCGTACGGGCTCAACCGAGCTGAAGGATTTGGGCGGCCTGGCCCGGAGCATGCCGTTTATGAGCGGCATTCTGCTGACGGCCGGCATGGCGTCGCTCGGACTGCCTGGCTTGTCCGGCTTCATAGGCGAGTTTCTCTCGCTCCTCGGGCTGTTCGACTCCATGCAGGCCATCACGTGCATCGCGGTGCTTGGCGTCATATTGACGGCGGTTTACGTGCTGCGCAGCATACTCGGCATTACGTTTGGCGCGATACCGGAACGGTTCGTCGCGGCACGGGACGTGCGGCTGATCGAAGCGGTGCCGATGATTACGCTGCTCGCTTTCATCGTATTGATCGGGGTTTACCCGGCTGTTCTGACGGAGCCGATGAAGCACGGCTTTGACGTGCTGCTCCAGCAACTCACAGAGAAGGCGGGGCGATAG
- the nuoI gene encoding NADH-quinone oxidoreductase subunit NuoI produces MKGLFKGLGVTLKSLTEKKVTTSYPDVPITMPDRYRGIQHFEPDKCIVCNQCARICPTECITLVGKANPDPEKKGKVIDTYDINFEICILCDLCTEVCPTEAIVMTGNFELASYSRDDLFKDLKWLDENNKNVRQDNNNIGAPNAAKGGAK; encoded by the coding sequence ATGAAGGGTCTCTTCAAAGGGCTTGGCGTCACGCTCAAATCATTGACCGAAAAAAAGGTTACCACTTCCTATCCCGATGTGCCGATCACGATGCCGGACCGTTACCGCGGCATTCAGCATTTTGAGCCGGACAAATGCATCGTGTGCAACCAGTGCGCGCGGATTTGCCCGACGGAGTGCATCACGCTCGTCGGCAAGGCGAATCCGGATCCGGAGAAAAAAGGGAAGGTTATCGACACCTACGACATCAACTTCGAAATTTGCATTCTGTGCGATCTCTGTACGGAGGTTTGTCCGACGGAAGCGATCGTCATGACGGGCAATTTCGAATTGGCATCCTACAGCCGAGACGATCTGTTCAAAGACTTGAAATGGTTGGACGAGAACAACAAGAACGTCCGCCAGGACAACAACAATATCGGGGCTCCTAACGCCGCCAAGGGAGGAGCCAAGTAG
- a CDS encoding NADH-quinone oxidoreductase subunit N, whose translation MDAAQQPLQSLTWSDAGYLAPEWILVAFAILLAVIDLFMPRRSGRAVIGWLTLAGLLASLGCVVWRMLDMVSKASDAEAAGQATSVVIQLMADSYRIDFFSSMLKIVFLVATALIVLMSLGTVKREDIPDKGEFYYLLLPAVVGAMIMASSGDLITLYIGLELLSITTYVLVGMRKHAVQSSEAAFKYVVTGGISSALILFGMSYLYGVTGATNLGAIAQGIQQHAADYPAMLYVGFFFILVGLGIKIAAAPFHYWAADVYQGAPTPVTAFLAVVSKGAAFAVIFRIVYNVAFYASSPGKPIADDVFLVLNVLAAAAMLIGSTMALRQFNVKRLIALSGVANAGYMLVPLGLSLKGMHASNFGEFVFYLAVYLLMTIGALSVFSVISKSAGHDEVGGFSGLYYRAPWTSAAMIVFVLSLAGLPVTGGFFAKLFILLGAAQSHLYWIAAIMVVSSVISYYFYFGIIRQMFMRATIDNEVHVPATSGIVIWLCAIATVALGVVPGPVLDWINSHFSIVNDLFVR comes from the coding sequence ATGGATGCTGCTCAACAACCGCTCCAGTCGCTCACCTGGAGCGATGCGGGCTATCTCGCCCCGGAATGGATTCTAGTCGCATTTGCTATCCTGCTAGCCGTCATTGATTTGTTCATGCCGCGGCGCAGCGGACGCGCCGTTATCGGCTGGCTGACGCTTGCCGGATTGCTCGCTTCGCTCGGATGCGTCGTATGGCGGATGCTGGATATGGTCAGCAAAGCTTCGGATGCCGAGGCGGCCGGTCAAGCGACCAGCGTCGTTATTCAATTGATGGCGGACAGCTACCGGATCGATTTCTTCTCCAGCATGCTGAAGATCGTCTTTCTGGTCGCCACCGCGCTGATCGTGCTCATGAGCCTCGGCACGGTGAAGCGGGAGGACATTCCGGATAAGGGCGAGTTCTACTACTTGCTGCTGCCGGCTGTCGTCGGCGCCATGATTATGGCTTCCTCCGGCGATCTCATTACGCTCTATATCGGGCTAGAGCTGCTCAGCATTACGACTTATGTGCTTGTCGGCATGCGGAAGCATGCGGTGCAATCGTCGGAGGCGGCGTTCAAATACGTCGTGACCGGCGGGATTTCCTCGGCGCTTATCCTGTTCGGGATGTCGTACTTGTACGGCGTTACGGGCGCGACGAATCTCGGCGCGATTGCGCAGGGGATACAGCAGCATGCCGCGGATTACCCGGCGATGCTCTATGTCGGCTTCTTCTTTATTTTAGTAGGCTTAGGCATTAAAATCGCGGCGGCTCCGTTCCATTATTGGGCTGCGGATGTGTACCAAGGGGCGCCGACGCCGGTTACCGCGTTCTTGGCGGTTGTTTCGAAAGGCGCGGCGTTCGCGGTTATTTTCCGCATCGTGTACAACGTCGCCTTCTACGCCTCTTCGCCCGGCAAGCCGATCGCGGACGATGTTTTCCTAGTCTTGAACGTGCTTGCAGCGGCTGCGATGCTGATCGGATCTACGATGGCGCTGAGACAGTTTAACGTAAAACGGCTCATCGCGCTTTCCGGCGTGGCGAACGCGGGCTACATGCTCGTTCCGCTCGGCCTGTCGCTGAAAGGGATGCATGCGTCCAACTTTGGCGAGTTCGTGTTCTACTTGGCCGTCTATCTGTTGATGACGATCGGCGCGCTCAGCGTGTTCAGCGTCATCAGCAAGTCGGCGGGGCATGACGAGGTCGGCGGCTTCTCTGGCCTGTACTATCGGGCGCCATGGACGTCCGCGGCGATGATCGTGTTCGTGCTCTCCTTGGCCGGCTTGCCGGTAACGGGCGGCTTCTTCGCGAAGCTGTTTATCCTGCTCGGCGCGGCGCAGTCGCATTTATACTGGATTGCGGCCATTATGGTCGTTAGCAGCGTCATCTCGTACTACTTCTACTTCGGGATCATCCGGCAAATGTTTATGCGAGCGACGATCGATAACGAAGTGCATGTACCGGCAACCAGCGGCATCGTCATCTGGCTTTGCGCCATTGCGACCGTTGCGCTCGGCGTCGTTCCGGGGCCGGTGCTGGATTGGATCAACTCGCATTTCTCGATCGTGAACGATTTGTTTGTTCGGTAA